TCGTGGCGAAAGCGGCAGCGGCGGTGGCTTGCAAAAATTGACGTCGAAACATAGAGGTAGTCTCTTGGTGAGAACGGAAGGGAAGGAAAACTAATGTGTCAGTAATACGCGAACTGCGTTATTTGGCGGATGGCGTCTGGGCCTCGATCGCCCATGTGTGGGCCATCGCCAATCGTTCATCACGAGGACCGTGCAAAAACAGCAACGCATCTGCGCCGCCAACGATATCGAAGGCCATTTCGACTTCGGGCTCGGTCAACAGACCGAGCGACTGGTACAGTCGGATTTCAGCAAGCGTTTGCAATGTTTTTGCTTTCGCACCGCCGATCAACACAGCGACTCGGCCGCGTGCCGCAGCAGCCGTCAGAGCCGTCGGCATCGGTACCAATTTGGTTTCGCGTTCGATCAAGGCAAACAAGGTGCCCATTTGTTCGGTGACGTAGGCTCGCTCATCCGCCATACGACCAGAAGCAACCAACTGCGAAGCTTCCAGGCTGTCGATTCCTTTGGTCAGCGCCAACTGCTTGCCAGTCGCCACGTTGAACAATCGGCAACGCGAAACATTTTGAGTCTTGCCCGTGCGACCAGGCTTTAGCAGCACGTCAAAGTGCAACAAGAAATCGATCCCATTCCGCTTGGCGTCCGCCAGCATGTCATTCGAGGGCCCGGAACCGACAAAGTTCAAACCAGGTTTCCACATCGGCAAAGGCTCCGGCGTGATCGAAAGCGTCTCATCCAATTCGGGCGACATCATCGATGATCGGACTGGCGGAGCTGCACCGACAGGTACAACCGGTTGACCGCCCGCTCGGGGATCAACGGGCGGCGGTGGCGCGACTCCGGTAAACAATGCACCAAAATCACCGGACGAGAATCGGCTCGCAAAATCTTCGGCAACCATGGTCGCAACCAGACCCAGGTTTTCGTCCATCACTTTTTCGGTGCCGGCATCCAGCATTTCTCGCACCTTTTGGACGGGCGGCTTGGGACGCACCATGGGTCCACCTGGACCGTCCATTCCATATTCACCATCCATCCCCATCCCAGACTGCATTGCGTCTTGCATTTCTTGTTCCATCCGCATGGAATCGTCCATTCCCTGCATCTCTTCGTCCGGATAGCCCGACATCGAATCGTCATACCCGCCGCCGCCCGCCGCCATTCGGCGACCGGGGGGAGTCGCACCTTCACGAATTGGCGAGGGATCGGTAACCTCTTCGCTGCCTCGGATCGCGATCGACGCGCCCCATCGCAACGCCCAAACGGGGCGTCGCAGCGACATGCTGAACTTAGCACTGCGGATCACAGCAGAAGCTTCGTCATACTCAGTCGCCATGTGCCCGCACATCAATTCGATCGCAATGGCTGAATTGCCGGCTGCAAACGCCTGATCGGCTTCGCGGCTGAGCACCGGTCCCGTCACAACTTCGACCGCAGTTTCGGGGGCAAACAACGGAGACAACTTAAATCCGTCAGTCAGCGAGACCAGGTCAGCGAGATAGGTTTGCGTCACATCAGACTTGGCATTTCCCCCGCCGCCGCCATACCCACCGCCATATCCGCCGTTCATTTCCTCCTCGTAGGGATCGTATCCCATCTCCATTTCTTGCTCTTCCATTTGCTGCCGCATCTGTTCCTCGTAGTCAGCGCCAGGGCCTCCAGGGGGCTGAGCAGCAGCGGTTCCGAGCAACTGGAAAGCCAGAAATGCAATTCCCAAGAACGTCGTGACGATTCGCAATACAGACGCAAACATGAGCTTCCTTTATCGAAACCGGCGATTGCCGGGACTCCCGGTCGGCAGAATTGCCGGCAAAGGTGCAGCAACTGCGAAACAGAACTTTTGGACAAAATTTCCTGATCATTCCAGGCACCGGGTATCATAAATCCTTCCGGTGGCGTTGTGGGGCGATTTCCCAACAATTCCGACCACAGGCTGCAAAGACGAAGGCTTCCGGCGGTTGCTCAATTGCCCCCCGAAGAGGGCTTCTGGCGAGTTCCAACCGGATGAGGGAAACTTTTGCACCGGTGGCTGCGTCTGATAGGACGAAAGTGGATCTTCGCTTACGGACGATTTTCTGCATTTCCGGATCTTCATTTCCTCTGTTTCATTGTCGAATAAGCACCCGATGGCTAAACGAAACAACCGCCTACGAACGCCTCGCCTCGAAGTCCGCCGTCGGCTAACGGTTGAACATTTGGGTGACCGCCGTGTCCTAGCGGCTATTACAGGCGAAGTTTTTGAAGATCTGAACGGTTCGCTACGAAAAGACGACGGCGAATTGGCGGCGGCAAGCCGACTGGTTTACATCGACGCGAATTCGAACGAAGTCCTTGACACCGGTGAGCTCACCGCCGTGACAGACTCAAGTGGAGCGTTCCGGTTCGACAATTTGGCCGACGGCAACTACTCCGTTCGCCTGTATAGCGGAACTGAATCGCAGACCCAGACGATTCCGATCCAGCCCCAACTCGTTCGATTTGTCATCACGATTGATGACGCTAGCGATGTAGTCTTTGGCGATGACTTTTTCGTCACCGCGACGGCCGGTTCGGTGGTCACAGCGTATCCCGATCAATTGGGCGTTCACTCGGTCAGCGTTGGTCAGGAACTCCGATCACTGCAGGCGATGCCCGACGGCCGTATCTTGTTGGTGGGGTCCGACACGACCAACACGACGTCGTGGATTTTCGATCCCGTGACACGCATGGCTACACCGGTTTCACTCCAAGACACATCGGGAGCCACGGTCACATCGCCAACGGGATGGGGATCCCTGTTGCTAAACGACCAGGGCCTCGGCGTGATCTTGCCGCAAATCGCAAACCCAGCGACGGCAAGCCCCTATGCCGTTCGCTCGATCGACGCTTCCGACCCAACTTCGGGCATCGAGGTCACAACGACCTCGACCATCGTCCCCGCCGACACAAAGGTATTGTCATCGGCAACGGGTGTTCGAACCGTTTTTGCATCGGAAGGTGCCACTGGATTAGAGTTATCGCTGTGGAGCAATTCGGCGGCCACGTTGATCACGACGACCCCGATCGAAGTCCCCAGCACGACTGAGATGCTATCGTTCGATGACGACGCAGGCATTCTAGCGCTGCGAACTTCGGGTGGCGGATTCAGCATCCATGATGTCGACGCAGGCTTTGCAACGCTGTATTCCTTCGATTCGGGAACGGCCGTGATGATCGACGCCGAACGTGACTTGCTGTTCACGTACTCGAGCGACGATTTCAAACTGCGGATGCTTAGCCTGACCGATGCGACGGTGTTATTCGAGATGCCTGTTAGCCTGACCACGATCGGCGACGTCACCAAGCTTGTTCGCGGTGATTCGCCCAATGCGATTGTCGCCGTCGGCACCGCCGGCGTGCAACAAGTTCGACTCGACGTGGCATCCGGAAATCAAGTCACGATCACCGGCGGCGTCGATGCAGACCCGATACTGTTTGGCATCAAACCCCACGGCACTAACTCGGCCCCTAGCTATAATCCGATTCCGTCATTCACTGCCACCGAAGACCAAACGCTAACGCTCGCTGCACCTGCGGCTCTTGCTGGCGCAACCGATCCGGATGGCGATTCGTTCATCGTGTTGCAGATGGACCAGGCGGCCAACGGGACCGCAACGATCCAAATCGACGGTTCACTTTCCTACGTTCCCAATCCTGATTTTAGCGGCACCGACACGGTCACCGTGACACTGAGCGATGGCCGCACGGCATCAGCGCCGATCTCGCTGACGTTCAACGTCCAGGCCGTTCCGGACGAGCCGACAGGGATCGAAATCGACATCGATCCAGTCCCCGAAAACCTGCCCGCCGGCACGCCCATAGGCGGCATCAATGTCATCGACGTTGACGGCGGTGGTGGACATGTCATCTCGATCGACGATCCGCGATTTGGCGTCGATGGCGGGGACATCATCTTCATCGGTGGCGACATCAACTTCGAAGCCGAACCGTTGATCCCGCTTGTGGTCAGCGCGACCGATTCCGAGACAGGCACAACCGTTACCGAATCGGTGTCTGTGCGGATCACGGACGCCAACGACCCGATCACTGGCATCACCCCGACCGAAGCCTTCGTGCTTGAAAACGCCCCGGGTGATGTCGTGACCGAATTGAAAGTTCTTGACGAAGACGAGGAACAGTTCCATACGTTCACCGTCGATGATGAGCGATTCATCGTCGAGAACTTCGACCTGCGTTTGGCCGACGGAGTGTCGGTCGATTATGAAACCGAACAAGTCATCGTGGTCAACGTGACCGCAACCGAAGTCGGTACCGGCGGAACGTTCACGCAAGCGATCACGATCACGGTCCGCGACTTGGTCGAGCAACCGGTCGGGATTGCATTGACTAAAGATTCCGTTGTCGAACTAACCGAAGGCGACGAGGTCGGCGATGTCCTTGTCGACGGTGCTGCCCCCGATCCGCGACTTGACGTGACCGTCGACGATTCGCGTTTCGAAATCGTCGGCTCGACCTTAAAGTTGAAAGAAGACGTGTTTGTCGAACGAGCGATCCAAACAGAGATCCAAGTCACGATCAGCGTCAGCGACCCCAACGGGGAATTGGCAACCGTCGAACAAGATTTCGTGATCCAGGTCCTGCCAAACGAAACTCCGCTGCACAACCTTAACGACCCCTATGACGTCAACCATGACGGTTCGGTGTCGGCGTCCGACGCGTTGGCGATCATCAACTACTTGAACATTTACGGCCCCGGGCCAGTCGGTTCCGGCGGGATGGAATACTGCTACGACGTGAACGCCGACGGATTCATCACGGCGCTTGACGCGTTGCTTGTTCTGAACCGATTGAGTCAGACTTCGTCCGGCACCGTGGGCGGCGAAGGCGACGGCGAGCAATCACCTGCACCGGCGCAAACTCCACGTCCCGAAGGCGAACAGTTGGCGACGGACCTAGCGTCCGATTCACAAGACACCGCGACACGATTTGACTTGTCGTCACCCTCGAAAACCCGCGACGCACTGTTCGTCCAATGGCAACAACGAGATGAGCGTCCGGATGACTTTGCCGATTTCGCAAACGAAGCAACTTCGGCAACCGACCAGGTCGACGAGTCGTTAAGATTGTTGTCGGACGAAACCGCCTAGCATTTGCGTTTCGCGGTTCGGACGTCCATCCTCCCCACGCACCGAGAACCCGCGTTATGCCACGATGTTTTTTTGCCTTTTTGATGTTGGCCAGCTTGATGACGGCTGGGGGCAATGCCCAGGCGCACCAGTATTACGAAGTCCGCAGCTATCTTTTGGGCGATAAAAGCGATGCTGGGGCGATCGACCAGTATCTTGAAAACGCGTTGCTGCCCGCCCTAAAACGTCAAGACATTGGCCCCGTCGGCGTGTTCACCAACTCGGCCGACGACAAAACGGGCAGTGCTCGGATCGTCGTTGTCATCCCTTACGAAAGCGCCGACCAAATCGCTAGCGTCGAAGCAGCCGTGCAAGCCGATTCGCAGTTCCAAGCTGACGCGAAAGAGTATTTGGATCGCGGCCCAGGAAATTCACCCTACGGGCGGATCAGCAGCGAATTGCTGGTCGCGATGGACTGCATGCCCGAGCTCAGCGTGGACGCCGACTCACTTTCCAACAAGGACCGCGTCTTCGAACTGCGTCTCTATGAAAGCCCCAACGAACGACTCGGTCACTTGAAAGTTGAAATGTTCAATGCTGGCGAAGTGCCGATTTTCTTGGACTGTGATATCCAACCGATCTTCATCGGCCAAGCCGTCGTCGGACCACAAACGCCAAGCCTGACGTACTTGACGACCTACCCAAGCGAAGCGGCACGCAACGAAGCGTGGAAGGCATTTGTGAAGCACCCTGACTGGGCCGTTTTGAAGGTGGTACCAAAGTATCAAGGCACCGTCAGCCGCATCGACAAGTTCGTCTTGGTGCCGAAGCCCTATTCGCAGATGTAACTGGTCGCAGATGTAACCGGACGCAGATGTAACCGGACGGCAAGTCGGTTGCCGACGGACAAGTTTCACTAGGCGTCAAATCTGACGCCAAAGTGTTTGATTTATGGGCGTTTTCCGACGCTGTGTGTCTGTCCGCCCGTCTTCGACTGCGGTACGATTTCGCCCATGACACCGATGATGAAACAGTACCATGAGGCCAAAGCAGCGTGCGGCGACGCATTGCTGTTTTTCCGCATGGGTGACTTCTACGAATTGTTTTTGGACGACGCTAAAACCGCCGCAGGCGTGTTGGGATTGAACCTGACCAGCCGCGACAAGGACAGCGATAACCCGACCGCGATGGCAGGGTTCCCGCACCATCAACTTGATTCGTATCTGCAAAAACTGATCCGCGCCGGATACCGGGCAGCCGTCTGTGAACAGATGGAAGATCCCAAGACCGCAAAGGGCTTGGTCAAACGCGAAATCACTCGAGTCGTCAGCGCCGGCACATTGACCGACGACGGATTGCTTGATCCTCGCGAAGCCAATTACGTCGCGGCGGTCTGCTTGCACCGTGACAAAAAGAAATCCAAAGACAACATCGAACCGCTCGTGGGCATCGCCTGGGCCGAACTTTCCAGCGGCCGTTTCGAGGCCGGTACGTTCCCCCAGTCGCGGATTGAAGACGAACTTGCTCGCATCGGCCCTGCTGAAGTCATCTATCGCGAAGACGATGCGCAGTTCTCCCCCGACACGACTGCCCCTTGGTCATGGACGTCGCGTCCGGCGTGGTCCTTTTCCGAAGACGCTGCCAAAGAAACTCTGTGCAAACAATTCGCGGTTAGCTCGTTGGAAGGATTTGGTTTCGAATCCGACGACGTGGCAGCCGTCCGCGCTGCCGGCGCGGTGCTGACCTATTTGCAAGAAACTCAGCGGCGTGACCTCGATCACTTTCAAAGCATCGCGGCGCACCACCAAACCGGTTTTCTGCAAATCGATGCAGCGACTCGGCGCAGCCTTGAATTGACCCGGACAATCCGCAGCGGTTCACGCGAAGGATCGTTGTTAGGCGTGATCGACCGAACCTGCACGCCAATGGGTTCGCGGATGCTGGGCGACTGGATCGCCGCCCCGCTGATCGACCCGGCGGCGATCGGCGCGCGACTGGACGCGGTTGATGAATTGGTTGGCGATGCAAAGCTGCGTTCGCAGGTACGCGAGACATTGAAGGAAACCTTTGACCTGACTCGATTGCTGGGACGGATCGCAACCGGACGCACCGGACCTCGCGATTTGCAGCAAGTCGCGCGGACGCTGGCAAGCTTGCCGAAACTAAAGGCTCGCTTGTCGGATCGATCGAGCGAGCGACTGACGTTTGTCGAGTCACACTTGCACCTGTGTCCTGAACTGCGATCGCAACTGGAATTGGCGCTCGCGGACGAGTGTCCACTGTCGGCTGTCGACGGCAACTTCATCCGTCCAGGATTCAGCGAAGAACTGGACGGACTACGAGAACTTGCCAAGGGTGGCAAGCAGTGGATCGCGGAGTACCAGCAACGCCAGATGGACGAAACCGGCATCGCTATGAAGGTCGGTTACAACCGAGTGTTCGGTTACTACCTAGAAGTCACCAACGCGCACCGCGACAAAATCCCCGAACACTTCATTCGCAAACAGACGCTGAAGAACTGTGAGCGATACATTACCCCGGAACTAAAAGAGTACGAAGAGAAGGTGTTGTCGGCGGACGACAAAGCCGCTTCGTGCGAGCAACTGTTGTTTCAAGAACTGCGTGCGAACACCCATCGCCATTTGTCGATCCTTGGCGAGGTTGCCGTCGCGATCGCCGAACTTGACGTGTTGGCATCGCTGGCCGAAATTGCCGTGACACGTCGCTGGGTTCGTCCCGTGATGACCGACGATTCGATTCTGAAAGTCGAAGGCGGTCGGCATCCGGTACTGGATGTCACATTGCCGCAAGGCGAGTTCGTCCCGAACGACTGCATCCAGTCGCCCGAGGCCGGCATGATCCTGCTGATCACTGGTCCCAACATGGCGGGAAAGAGCACCTACATTCGGCAGGTTGCCCTGATCACATTGCTGGCTCAAGCCGGCTCGTTTGTTCCGGCCGAGAGTGCTGAAATCGGAATCGCCGACCGCATTTTTGCTCGTGTCGGCGCTAGCGACGAACTCAGTCGCGGACAAAGTACGTTCATGGTCGAGATGGTCGAAACGGCCCGGATCCTCAATACCGCGACCTCGCGAAGTCTGGTGATTTTGGAC
The DNA window shown above is from Rubripirellula reticaptiva and carries:
- a CDS encoding Ig-like domain-containing protein, whose protein sequence is MAKRNNRLRTPRLEVRRRLTVEHLGDRRVLAAITGEVFEDLNGSLRKDDGELAAASRLVYIDANSNEVLDTGELTAVTDSSGAFRFDNLADGNYSVRLYSGTESQTQTIPIQPQLVRFVITIDDASDVVFGDDFFVTATAGSVVTAYPDQLGVHSVSVGQELRSLQAMPDGRILLVGSDTTNTTSWIFDPVTRMATPVSLQDTSGATVTSPTGWGSLLLNDQGLGVILPQIANPATASPYAVRSIDASDPTSGIEVTTTSTIVPADTKVLSSATGVRTVFASEGATGLELSLWSNSAATLITTTPIEVPSTTEMLSFDDDAGILALRTSGGGFSIHDVDAGFATLYSFDSGTAVMIDAERDLLFTYSSDDFKLRMLSLTDATVLFEMPVSLTTIGDVTKLVRGDSPNAIVAVGTAGVQQVRLDVASGNQVTITGGVDADPILFGIKPHGTNSAPSYNPIPSFTATEDQTLTLAAPAALAGATDPDGDSFIVLQMDQAANGTATIQIDGSLSYVPNPDFSGTDTVTVTLSDGRTASAPISLTFNVQAVPDEPTGIEIDIDPVPENLPAGTPIGGINVIDVDGGGGHVISIDDPRFGVDGGDIIFIGGDINFEAEPLIPLVVSATDSETGTTVTESVSVRITDANDPITGITPTEAFVLENAPGDVVTELKVLDEDEEQFHTFTVDDERFIVENFDLRLADGVSVDYETEQVIVVNVTATEVGTGGTFTQAITITVRDLVEQPVGIALTKDSVVELTEGDEVGDVLVDGAAPDPRLDVTVDDSRFEIVGSTLKLKEDVFVERAIQTEIQVTISVSDPNGELATVEQDFVIQVLPNETPLHNLNDPYDVNHDGSVSASDALAIINYLNIYGPGPVGSGGMEYCYDVNADGFITALDALLVLNRLSQTSSGTVGGEGDGEQSPAPAQTPRPEGEQLATDLASDSQDTATRFDLSSPSKTRDALFVQWQQRDERPDDFADFANEATSATDQVDESLRLLSDETA
- a CDS encoding NIPSNAP family protein, translated to MPRCFFAFLMLASLMTAGGNAQAHQYYEVRSYLLGDKSDAGAIDQYLENALLPALKRQDIGPVGVFTNSADDKTGSARIVVVIPYESADQIASVEAAVQADSQFQADAKEYLDRGPGNSPYGRISSELLVAMDCMPELSVDADSLSNKDRVFELRLYESPNERLGHLKVEMFNAGEVPIFLDCDIQPIFIGQAVVGPQTPSLTYLTTYPSEAARNEAWKAFVKHPDWAVLKVVPKYQGTVSRIDKFVLVPKPYSQM
- the mutS gene encoding DNA mismatch repair protein MutS, whose amino-acid sequence is MTPMMKQYHEAKAACGDALLFFRMGDFYELFLDDAKTAAGVLGLNLTSRDKDSDNPTAMAGFPHHQLDSYLQKLIRAGYRAAVCEQMEDPKTAKGLVKREITRVVSAGTLTDDGLLDPREANYVAAVCLHRDKKKSKDNIEPLVGIAWAELSSGRFEAGTFPQSRIEDELARIGPAEVIYREDDAQFSPDTTAPWSWTSRPAWSFSEDAAKETLCKQFAVSSLEGFGFESDDVAAVRAAGAVLTYLQETQRRDLDHFQSIAAHHQTGFLQIDAATRRSLELTRTIRSGSREGSLLGVIDRTCTPMGSRMLGDWIAAPLIDPAAIGARLDAVDELVGDAKLRSQVRETLKETFDLTRLLGRIATGRTGPRDLQQVARTLASLPKLKARLSDRSSERLTFVESHLHLCPELRSQLELALADECPLSAVDGNFIRPGFSEELDGLRELAKGGKQWIAEYQQRQMDETGIAMKVGYNRVFGYYLEVTNAHRDKIPEHFIRKQTLKNCERYITPELKEYEEKVLSADDKAASCEQLLFQELRANTHRHLSILGEVAVAIAELDVLASLAEIAVTRRWVRPVMTDDSILKVEGGRHPVLDVTLPQGEFVPNDCIQSPEAGMILLITGPNMAGKSTYIRQVALITLLAQAGSFVPAESAEIGIADRIFARVGASDELSRGQSTFMVEMVETARILNTATSRSLVILDEIGRGTSTYDGLSLAWAITEHLHEQIGCRTFFATHYHELTQLEESLPRVTNLNVAVKEWNEEVIFLHRIVRGGADKSYGIHVARLAGIPTSVNERAKDVLAQLESDHRDALDRPTIQSPTAAPSDPNGKFQLTLFGFADHPLIEQVEKLDVNAMTPIEALQFLQNAQQSMSNKKS